A segment of the Magnetococcales bacterium genome:
CATTTGGTGACGGAGAGGGAGCACATGGCAAGAAGGAGCGCGTTGGCTTGGCTGGGGATCTGTCTGGCCGGGTGGGTGATGATGGAAAGCGCTTGGGCGGGGGTTCCCCGGGTGGTGGCTTCCATCAAGCCGATTCATTCGTTGCTGGCAGGGGTGATGGCGGGGGTGGCGGAGCCGGGATTGCTGCTGACAGGATCAGGTTCGCCCCACGCCTATGCCTTGCGCCCCTCCCAGGCCCAGTTGCTGAGAAAGGCGGATGTGGTGTTTTGGGTGGGGGAGGAGCTGGAAACCTTTCTGATCAAACCTTTGCAAAGCCTGGGCAGTCACGCCAAAAAAATCCCGCTTCACCAAGTGGATGGCATACAGCTTCTTCAGAGCCGGGAGGGGGGGCTTTTTGCCTCGAATGATGATCACTCGGACCACGAAGCCCATCCAGGCCACCCCCACGCCAACCAAAACATGCATATCTGGCTGGATCCCCAAAACGCCCGGGCGATGATCGCAGCCATGGCCGGGGTGCTGGGGGAGTTGGATCCCCAAAACGCCTCCCGCTATCACCAAAATGCCGCAGCAGGCATCACCCAGCTACAGATGCTGGAGCAGGATCTTGGCAACCAGCTGGCCCCGATCCAAAAAAAGCCCTATCTGCTTTTTCACGACGCCTATGCCTATTTTGAGCATCGGTTTGGGCTCCACCCGGTGGGGGCGCTCTCCATCCATCCCGAGCAAAAACCCAGCGCCAAGCGGATTTATGACATTCGCCAGGGGATTGCCGCGAGTGGGGCGGAGTGTATTTTTTCCGAACCCCAGTTTGAGCCCGCTCTGGTGGCGACGTTGATCCGGGGAACCGAGGTCAAAAAAGCCACTCTCGATCCCCTAGGTGCCCAGCTCACTCCGGGCAAAGAGGCCTACACCCAGCTCCTGACCCATCTGGCCAAAAGCCTCACCGACTGTTTGCTGCCCCCCTGACCCCGGCCTATAGTCATTCCAGTTAAAAATGGCCCCATATTTTCTCTGACACGCCATTTCCGGGACAACGACTTTTGCCACAGAGGGCACAGAGAACACAGAGAAATCAAAACATTTGAAAAACAGACTGTGCCCCTTTTCAAGTGAGGGTTTCCTGTTGCTTTTCCTCTGTGTTCTCTGTGCCCTCTGTGGCAAACCGTCCTTTTTTTAATGAGATGACTCTCTTCCGCTAAAACCTTTCAAAAGGTGCCATTCTTAAGTGGCGTGACAAGACAAAACCCGGCTCGATCCATAAAAACCACCGAAGCCGCTACTCCTCGCTGTGCAACGGACCCAAAAGATTGAAATCATCCAAAATACAGTAGACAGCCGGAACCAGAAAAAGAGCGGCCAGGGTGGCGGTCATCAGGCCGAAGGCCAGGCTCGCCGCCATGGGGATGAGGATCTGGGCTTGCAGGCTTTTTTCCAGGAGCAAAGGGGTCAAACCCGCCACGGTGGTGATGGAGGTGAGCAAAATGGGGCGGAAGCGGGCGCGACCGGCCTGCTTGGCGGCGATGGGCACCGGCACCCCTTTGGCGCGAGCCTCCCGGATGAAAACCACCAATAAAATGGAGTCGTTGACCACCACCCCGAAGAGAGAGGCCATACCGACAATGCTGGGCATGGTCAGACTCAAGCCCAGGGCCAGATGCCCGAAAACCATACCGATAAGAGCCGTAGGGATCACCAGCATCACGGTCATGGGGGCGACATACCCCCGAAACTGCAGGGCCAGCAAAAGATAGACCCCGATCAATCCCAAAAGCACATTGCGAACGATGGCCTGCCCGGTTTTGGCGGACTCCTTGCCTTCCCCTTGCAGATCAAAATGGACTTCCGGATAGCGTTGCAGCAGACCGGGGATAAATTCGGCCTGGGCCACCCCCAGCAGTGCCTGGGCGTTGGTGACGGCCCGCTCCACATCCCCCTGGATGGTGACCGCCCGCTGGCCATCCACCCGATGGATGCGCGCCCACCCCCGCACCTCTTCGATTTCCGCCACCACCGACAGGGGAATCAAGGTGCCCTGGGGGCCGATGATGGTGAGCTGGTCCAGATTTTGTGGACCGATTCGATCTTGGGCTTTAAGCCGCAGATTGACCTCATAGCTCTCCGGACCCACCTGGAATTCATCCACCCGAACCCCTTGAAACGCCCCACGCACCTGATCCGCCACCTCTTTGGCATCCAGGCCCAGCACCCCGGCTCCGGGTTTGAGGTGGAGACGATATTCCCGCTTGCTGGGACGCAGGTCATCATCCAGATCCAACACCCCCGCATAGCCGTTCAGCCAGAGTTGCAGCTCATTGGAGGCGGCTTTGAGGCGCTCCAGATCATATCCCATCAGCCGCAGATCAATGGCGCGCCCCCCCGGACCCAGTGTGGGTTTGGCAAATTTGATGGAGATCACATCCGCCAAAGCCCCGGTCTCCTCCCGCCAAGCTTGACGAAACTGCTCCAAGGGCGTACCCCGCACCTCGGCACTGAGCAGATCCACCATCACCCGTGCTACGTGGGGGCCATTCTCATAAGCGTCCGGGTTTTGACCGTAGACCACCATTAAATTGGTCACCAGATCCTGGCCATCCGGTTGCTGGGGTTTCAGCCGCTGGTTGATCTCCCGGGCGGCTTGGGTGAGTTTTGCCACCACCGCCTCGGTGCGCGCCAGTGGCGTGCCTTGGGGCAGTAAAATCCGCGCCTCCAGCTGATCGCCGTCCAGCTCCGGAAAGCCGACAAATTTGATCCACCCCCCGGCAGGCACGGCGATGGCGAACATCATCAACATGAAGATGATCCCCAAGGTGAAATAGCGATGGTGCACAGCCCGATCCAGCCAGGGTCCGAAACCATTTTCCCGCAGGCGATCAAAGAGCGCTTCGAAGGTGCGCCGGAAGCGGGAAGGGGTGGTGTCGTTATCCGAAAGAGCGTGACCCAAATGGTTGGGCAGGACCAAAAAGGCCTCCAGCAGGCTCACCGAAATCACCACAATCAGCACGATGGGCATAATGCGCAGCACCTGCCCCATCTGCCCGGTAATGAAAGCCAGGGAGCCAAAAACCAGCAGGGTGGTGGCAAAAGAGGAGAGAATCCCCGGCAAAACCTGTTTGACCCCGTCGATGGCGGCTTGCATGGGGCGCAGGCCCGCATCCAGCTTGGCGGCGACATTTTCTGCGATGACAATGGCATCGTCCATCAGCAGGCCAATGCCGATCAGCAACCCCACCATCGAAATCATGTTGATGGTGACCCCAATCAAAGGCAACACGAACAAAGCGCCCAGAAAGGAGACCGGCAAGCCCATGCTGACCCAAAAGCTGTAGCGAAAATTAAAAAAGAGCCAGAGCATGCCAAAGACCAAGATCAACCCCTGGCCGCCGTTGCGCATCAACATATCCAGACGACTCTGCACCACCGAGGCTCTATCCTGGGTGAGGGTGAGCTGGATCCCCTTGGGGGCGCGGAGGCGTTCAGCCTCGACAAAATTTTGCACGCTCGCCAAAACATTCAAAATATCCTGGGAGCGGGTTTTGGCGATTTCCAACAGGGCGGCCCGTTGACCGTTAAACACAATTTTTTCTTCG
Coding sequences within it:
- a CDS encoding efflux RND transporter permease subunit, with amino-acid sequence MIAWCARHQTAANLLMAAIMILGLVALPGLQRETFPEIQNDKVEVRLLYKGATAEEVEDAVCRRLEEALEGITNLDEMRCDAREGVATATAIMEEGADMMRFLDDVKSEVDAIDDFPDLVEPPVVTELGRTEPVISVAVTGPGDPVALKIYAEHLKDQLVALKDVAKVTVSGFSDHHIRIEVPAWRLRQYGLSTTDIANAVGRHSVGSPAGRLEGGAEDALLRFDDQRKSVERFQDLLVISGERGAAIPLGEIAEISDRFDRDEEKIVFNGQRAALLEIAKTRSQDILNVLASVQNFVEAERLRAPKGIQLTLTQDRASVVQSRLDMLMRNGGQGLILVFGMLWLFFNFRYSFWVSMGLPVSFLGALFVLPLIGVTINMISMVGLLIGIGLLMDDAIVIAENVAAKLDAGLRPMQAAIDGVKQVLPGILSSFATTLLVFGSLAFITGQMGQVLRIMPIVLIVVISVSLLEAFLVLPNHLGHALSDNDTTPSRFRRTFEALFDRLRENGFGPWLDRAVHHRYFTLGIIFMLMMFAIAVPAGGWIKFVGFPELDGDQLEARILLPQGTPLARTEAVVAKLTQAAREINQRLKPQQPDGQDLVTNLMVVYGQNPDAYENGPHVARVMVDLLSAEVRGTPLEQFRQAWREETGALADVISIKFAKPTLGPGGRAIDLRLMGYDLERLKAASNELQLWLNGYAGVLDLDDDLRPSKREYRLHLKPGAGVLGLDAKEVADQVRGAFQGVRVDEFQVGPESYEVNLRLKAQDRIGPQNLDQLTIIGPQGTLIPLSVVAEIEEVRGWARIHRVDGQRAVTIQGDVERAVTNAQALLGVAQAEFIPGLLQRYPEVHFDLQGEGKESAKTGQAIVRNVLLGLIGVYLLLALQFRGYVAPMTVMLVIPTALIGMVFGHLALGLSLTMPSIVGMASLFGVVVNDSILLVVFIREARAKGVPVPIAAKQAGRARFRPILLTSITTVAGLTPLLLEKSLQAQILIPMAASLAFGLMTATLAALFLVPAVYCILDDFNLLGPLHSEE
- a CDS encoding zinc ABC transporter substrate-binding protein → MARRSALAWLGICLAGWVMMESAWAGVPRVVASIKPIHSLLAGVMAGVAEPGLLLTGSGSPHAYALRPSQAQLLRKADVVFWVGEELETFLIKPLQSLGSHAKKIPLHQVDGIQLLQSREGGLFASNDDHSDHEAHPGHPHANQNMHIWLDPQNARAMIAAMAGVLGELDPQNASRYHQNAAAGITQLQMLEQDLGNQLAPIQKKPYLLFHDAYAYFEHRFGLHPVGALSIHPEQKPSAKRIYDIRQGIAASGAECIFSEPQFEPALVATLIRGTEVKKATLDPLGAQLTPGKEAYTQLLTHLAKSLTDCLLPP